The Oryzias latipes chromosome 1, ASM223467v1 genome contains a region encoding:
- the LOC101165457 gene encoding neuropeptide Y receptor type 2-like, with the protein MDPEDQLNMSQLEESYLDTLNCCSTALSLNDESLLKLDDSTKLVGVQVILILAYSTIILFGVTGNSLVVYVVYKFRNLRTVTNFFIINLAVADLLVNTLCLPFTLIYTLYDEWMFGQVLCYLLPFAQGMTVQVSTITLNIIALDRHRSIVHHMETKMSKDMCAMVIVFSWVISALLASPLAIFREYGSFDFSPEESIQVCTEKWPGSSMNGRLYSMSMLVVQVAIPLAINSVAYIRIWKKLKHHMKCGRNDHQRRRKTTKMMLTMVVVFAVCWLPFHAFQLAIDIDNTVLHMKDFKLVFTVFHILAMCSTCVNPILYGWMNNNYRTAFLTVCKCCGSLTVNSTSREAQKDRVCTDDKSTNV; encoded by the coding sequence ATGGATCCAGAAGATCAACTAAACATGAGTCAACTGGAAGAGTCTTACCTTGATACTCTGAACTGCTGCTCCACTGCACTCTCATTGAATGACGAGAGTCTTCTGAAGCTGGATGACAGTACAAAACTGGTTGGAGTTCAGGTTATTCTCATCCTGGCTTACAGCACCATCATCCTGTTTGGAGTCACCGGAAACTCCTTGGTGGTTTACGTCGTCTACAAGTTTAGGAATCTTCGAACTGTGACAAACTTCTTTATCATAAACCTGGCTGTGGCTGACCTGCTGGTTAACACTCTGTGTTTGCCCTTCACCCTTATCTACACACTCTATGATGAGTGGATGTTTGGGCAGGTTTTGTGCTACCTGCTGCCCTTTGCTCAAGGCATGACCGTGCAGGTCTCCACCATCACTTTAAACATCATTGCCCTGGACCGGCACAGGAGCATCGTGCACCACATGGAGACTAAGATGTCCAAAGACATGTGTGCCATGGTTATTGTCTTCTCCTGGGTGATCAGCGCTTTGCTGGCAAGTCCTCTTGCCATTTTCAGGGAGTACGGGTCATTTGACTTTTCACCAGAGGAGTCCATTCAGGTGTGCACAGAGAAGTGGCCAGGAAGCAGCATGAACGGACGGCTCTACAGCATGTCAATGCTGGTGGTGCAAGTCGCCATACCTTTGGCCATCAACTCTGTTGCATACATTCGCATCTGGAAGAAGCTGAAGCATCACATGAAGTGTGGTCGCAATGACCACCAGCGCAGGAGGAAGACCACTAAGATGATGCTGACCATGGTGGTGGTTTTTGCCGTCTGCTGGTTGCCTTTCCACGCCTTTCAGCTGGCAATTGACATTGATAACACCGTTCTGCACATGAAGGACTTTAAGCTGGTCTTCACTGTTTTCCACATCTTGGCGATGTGCTCAACGTGCGTCAATCCCATCctgtatggatggatgaacaacAACTACAGGACGGCTTTTTTGACTGTGTGCAAATGTTGTGGCTCCCTCACTGTGAACTCCACAAGCAGAGAGGCACAAAAAGACAGGGTTTGTACTGATGATAAATCGACAAACGTCTAA
- the LOC101162811 gene encoding lecithin retinol acyltransferase, with the protein MLQLLTFLVEKLSLLFRLKYFESPWWESDDRGRAAPRAPPPPLQRGDLLEVPRTLFTHFGIYLGDNKVAHLIPDILPVFTSNSRLLRSVITNDRLILGCIYRRASVRVDSLEDFAYGSSILVNRADRMMQTQPLPGERVAQRAERLLGDVQYSLLWNNCEHFVTFCRYGSATSRQTEKFCESLKSLIRDQRSVIITGLLGFISLVCFGVAPSTTVPTVLIPFSLWMAG; encoded by the exons ATGCTGCAGCTTTTGACCTTTCTTGTAGAAAAACTTTCTCTTCTGTTCAGACTCAAGTATTTCGAGTCTCCCTGGTGGGAGAGCGATGATCGGGGGCGCGCCGCACCGCGCGCTCCCCCTCCACCCCTGCAGAGGGGGGACCTGCTGGAGGTGCCGAGAACGCTCTTCACCCACTTTGGCATCTATCTGGGCGacaacaaagtggcgcatttgATCCCAGACATCCTCCCCGTGTTTACAAGCAACAGCAGGCTCCTCCGCTCCGTCATCACCAACGACAGACTCATCCTGGGCTGCATCTACAGGAGGGCATCGGTGAGAGTGGACTCGCTGGAGGACTTCGCGTACGGATCCAGCATCCTGGTGAACCGCGCGGACAGGATGATGCAGACGCAGCCGCTGCCCGGCGAGCGCGTGGCCCAGAGGGCCGAGAGGCTGCTGGGAGACGTTCAGTACAGCCTCCTGTGGAACAACTGCGAGCACTTTGTCACATTCTGCAGATACGGATCTGCCACCAGCAGGCAGACTGAGAAG tTCTGTGAAAGTTTGAAATCTCTGATCAGAGACCAGCGGAGTGTCATCATCACAGGACTTCTTGGCTTTATCTCATTGGTTTGCTTTGGCGTCGCTCCTTCAACCACTGTACCCACCGTTCTGATCCCCTTCTCTTTGTGGATGGCAGGTTGA
- the LOC101158747 gene encoding lecithin retinol acyltransferase-like: MFLYQLLNFFFGLLKKEETSKHDLSLYKRGDLLEVPRTLFTHFGIYLGNDRVAHLIPDILPAISKDKSAIAKMVTNNRLLMGVIAKVASVRVDSVEDFAYGAEILINHMDKMCKRPPLDGEEVAQRAEKLLGSVTYSLLWYNCEHYVMYCRYGVAISYQTYQFCTTVRKIVFSRMSAYLTALCGVCTMLHLGCVTLTAALLTFLISFTIWMAS, from the exons ATGTTTCTCTATCAGCTGCTCAACTTTTTCTTTGGGCTcctcaaaaaagaagaaacttccaAGCATGACCTGTCGCTGTACAAACGCGGGGACTTGTTGGAGGTGCCCAGGACGCTGTTCACCCACTTTGGCATCTACTTGGGCAACGACCGGGTAGCTCACCTCATTCCTGACATCCTGCCGGCAATTTCCAAGGACAAATCCGCCATTGCCAAGATGGTGACCAACAACCGCCTATTGATGGGGGTCATTGCCAAGGTGGCCAGCGTAAGAGTGGACTCTGTGGAGGATTTTGCTTATGGAGCAGAGATTCTGATCAACCACATGGATAAAATGTGCAAGCGGCCCCCTTTGGATGGGGAAGAGGTGGCACAGCGGGCTGAGAAACTACTGGGATCGGTCACCTACAGCTTGCTGTGGTACAACTGCGAACACTATGTCATGTATTGCAGATACGGCGTCGCCATAAGTTATCAGACTTACCAG TTCTGCACAACGGTTCGGAAGATCGTGTTCAGCAGAATGAGCGCCTACTTGACAGCTCTGTGCGGCGTCTGCACCATGCTGCACCTGGGCTGTGTGACGCTGACGGCAGCGTTGCTTACCTTTCTCATCTCTTTCACCATCTGGATGGCGTCCTAA